In a genomic window of Variovorax paradoxus:
- a CDS encoding FMN-binding negative transcriptional regulator, with protein MHVQPLFAMTERQALHRLMRDYPLATVVVARSGKMDANLLPLHLADRGAHGLLSGHVARSHSLWAQDPTETEVTAVFQSPSAYISPRWYVNGQRGGRNAPSWNYVAVQAQGRLRFIDDADWMRAHLAALTAAQEAGRPHPWSVDDASPEFLGETARRLVGFEIEIQALTGKRFLSQQRTEADRESLVRNLEGEVSLAAREVGGLIGAATSSTNATKPPSD; from the coding sequence ATGCACGTCCAACCGCTGTTCGCCATGACGGAGCGGCAGGCGCTGCATCGGCTCATGCGCGACTATCCGCTCGCCACCGTCGTCGTCGCCCGGTCGGGAAAGATGGACGCGAACCTGCTGCCCCTGCATCTCGCGGACCGCGGCGCGCATGGCCTGCTGTCGGGCCATGTGGCGCGAAGCCATTCGCTGTGGGCGCAGGACCCGACAGAGACCGAGGTCACCGCCGTCTTCCAGAGCCCCAGCGCCTACATTTCCCCGCGCTGGTACGTCAATGGACAGCGCGGTGGCCGCAATGCGCCGAGCTGGAACTACGTGGCGGTGCAGGCGCAGGGACGGCTGCGATTCATCGACGACGCCGACTGGATGCGCGCCCACCTTGCCGCGCTGACCGCGGCGCAGGAGGCGGGCCGGCCGCATCCCTGGTCGGTGGACGACGCATCGCCCGAATTCCTCGGCGAGACGGCACGGCGGCTCGTGGGTTTCGAGATCGAGATCCAGGCCCTGACCGGCAAGCGCTTTCTTTCCCAGCAGCGGACCGAGGCGGATCGGGAGAGCCTGGTGCGGAACCTCGAGGGGGAGGTGTCGCTGGCGGCGCGGGAGGTGGGTGGGCTCATCGGGGCGGCGACCTCGAGCACGAACGCAACGAAGCCTCCGTCGGACTGA
- a CDS encoding VanZ family protein: MVVVLVLSLLPQNVPMPSTGWDKSNHLLAFATLGGLGCWSWPGRLRFVLPALLAYGGLIEVLQSFTPDRSAEFEDLLADAIGLLIGAAVAAFVASRLRRA; the protein is encoded by the coding sequence ATGGTCGTCGTGCTCGTGCTGAGCCTGCTGCCCCAGAACGTGCCGATGCCGAGCACCGGCTGGGACAAGTCCAACCATCTGCTGGCCTTCGCGACGCTGGGCGGGCTCGGCTGCTGGTCGTGGCCCGGGCGGCTGCGCTTCGTGCTGCCGGCGCTGCTGGCCTATGGCGGTTTGATCGAGGTGCTGCAGTCCTTCACGCCCGATCGCTCGGCGGAGTTCGAGGACCTGCTGGCGGACGCGATCGGGCTGCTGATCGGCGCGGCCGTCGCCGCGTTCGTCGCGAGCCGGCTGCGGCGCGCCTGA
- the oxlT gene encoding oxalate/formate MFS antiporter — protein MTTPSPVAVESSSTLRPTTTSSSSSSPTATTRNPSTRWIQLALGIVCMAMIANVQYGWTLFVAPMEAKHHWGLAAIQIAFSVFVVVETWLVPIEGWLVDRFGPRPVIAGGAILAASGWIINAYADSLPMLYVAAVISGIGAGCVYGTCVGNALKWFPDRRGLAAGLTAAGFGAGAAITVIPIANMIQSSGYEHTFLYFGILQGACIFVMSMFMVKPFVPSGVIAQTRLVMTKVDYTPAGMVKTPVFWLTYLLFVLVAAGGLMATAEIGPIAKDYHIDKLPMHFLGLSMPLLTMTLAIDNLANGFTRPLCGFVSDKIGRENTMLIVFIGEGLALLGLRQYGHEPVAFMTFAALVFLFWGEIYSIFPALVADTFGIKNAAGNAGTMYTAKGTASLFVPLGTVLAAGGNWDRVFLLVAVVSIGSGIAAKLVLAPMRRRTIEAANAAAAARH, from the coding sequence ATGACCACACCCTCGCCCGTCGCCGTGGAGAGCAGCAGCACGCTGCGCCCCACCACCACCTCCTCCTCTTCCTCCTCCCCCACCGCCACCACCCGCAATCCCTCCACGCGCTGGATCCAGCTCGCGCTGGGCATCGTCTGCATGGCGATGATCGCCAACGTCCAGTACGGCTGGACCCTGTTCGTCGCGCCGATGGAGGCCAAGCACCACTGGGGCCTGGCCGCGATCCAGATCGCGTTCTCGGTCTTCGTCGTGGTCGAGACCTGGCTGGTGCCGATCGAAGGCTGGCTGGTCGACCGCTTCGGCCCGCGGCCGGTGATCGCCGGCGGCGCGATCCTCGCGGCCAGCGGCTGGATCATCAACGCCTATGCCGACAGCCTGCCGATGCTCTACGTCGCGGCCGTGATCTCGGGCATCGGCGCCGGTTGCGTCTACGGCACCTGCGTGGGCAATGCGCTCAAGTGGTTCCCCGACCGCCGCGGCCTGGCCGCGGGCCTCACGGCCGCGGGCTTCGGCGCCGGCGCGGCGATCACCGTGATCCCGATCGCCAACATGATCCAGTCCTCGGGCTACGAGCACACCTTCCTGTACTTCGGCATCCTGCAAGGCGCCTGCATCTTCGTGATGTCGATGTTCATGGTGAAGCCCTTCGTGCCCAGCGGCGTGATCGCGCAGACCCGCCTGGTGATGACCAAGGTCGACTACACGCCGGCCGGCATGGTGAAGACGCCGGTCTTCTGGCTCACCTACCTGCTGTTCGTGCTGGTGGCCGCGGGCGGCCTGATGGCCACCGCCGAGATCGGCCCGATCGCCAAGGACTACCACATCGACAAGCTGCCGATGCACTTCCTCGGCCTGTCGATGCCGCTCCTCACCATGACCCTGGCCATCGACAACCTCGCCAACGGCTTCACGCGGCCGCTGTGCGGTTTCGTGTCGGACAAGATCGGCCGCGAGAACACCATGCTGATCGTCTTCATCGGCGAGGGCCTGGCCCTGCTGGGCCTGCGCCAGTACGGCCACGAGCCGGTGGCCTTCATGACCTTCGCGGCGCTGGTGTTCCTGTTCTGGGGCGAGATCTACTCGATCTTCCCGGCGCTGGTGGCCGACACCTTCGGCATCAAGAACGCCGCCGGCAACGCCGGCACCATGTACACCGCCAAGGGCACCGCCTCGCTGTTCGTGCCGCTGGGCACCGTGCTGGCCGCGGGCGGCAACTGGGACCGCGTGTTCCTGCTGGTCGCGGTGGTGTCGATCGGCTCGGGCATCGCGGCCAAGCTGGTGCTGGCGCCGATGCGCCGACGCACCATCGAGGCCGCGAACGCGGCGGCGGCCGCGCGCCACTGA
- a CDS encoding ferritin-like domain-containing protein, with the protein MASHEAEAHWTIEDLDFSRIALDRVRSDENLFYLVAAASFIESGSDLYTHNLVDFFRGDEEVTAWLTTQWEQEELQHGKALRAYVEYVWPEFPWEQAYRGFLEEYATYCKVELLAPTRGLEMSARCVVETGTATYYKAMARSTDEPVLHDLATRIATDEVNHYKHFYRFFRRYREQEGLSRFRVLGTIGRRTLELKSEDADCAIRHVVRARSPERADDAVYVRGLGATMNRTIRTHLSPGATLKMLMRPLELPARVQTVVQYPIQQFMQHVFLR; encoded by the coding sequence ATGGCAAGCCACGAGGCGGAAGCGCACTGGACGATCGAAGACCTCGACTTCTCCCGCATCGCACTCGACCGGGTGCGTTCGGACGAAAACCTCTTCTACCTGGTGGCCGCCGCCTCCTTCATCGAAAGCGGATCGGACCTCTACACCCACAACCTGGTCGATTTCTTTCGTGGCGATGAGGAAGTCACCGCCTGGCTCACCACCCAGTGGGAACAGGAAGAACTGCAGCACGGCAAGGCGCTGCGCGCCTACGTCGAGTACGTCTGGCCCGAGTTCCCCTGGGAGCAGGCCTACCGCGGCTTCCTCGAGGAGTACGCCACCTACTGCAAGGTCGAGCTGCTGGCGCCCACGCGCGGCCTCGAGATGAGCGCGCGCTGCGTGGTCGAGACCGGCACCGCCACCTACTACAAGGCCATGGCGCGCAGCACCGACGAGCCCGTGCTGCACGACCTCGCAACCCGCATCGCGACCGACGAGGTCAACCACTACAAGCACTTCTACCGCTTCTTCCGCCGCTACCGCGAGCAGGAGGGGCTGAGCCGTTTCCGCGTGCTCGGCACCATCGGCCGGCGCACGCTGGAACTCAAGAGCGAGGACGCCGACTGCGCGATCCGCCACGTGGTGCGCGCGCGCTCGCCCGAGCGCGCCGACGATGCCGTCTACGTGCGCGGCCTCGGCGCCACCATGAACCGCACCATCCGCACCCACCTGAGCCCGGGCGCCACGCTCAAGATGCTGATGCGTCCGCTCGAGCTGCCCGCGCGCGTGCAGACGGTGGTGCAGTACCCGATCCAGCAGTTCATGCAGCACGTGTTCCTGCGCTGA
- a CDS encoding helix-turn-helix domain-containing protein: MENPPTPERMSLPAMEPLSPGLRGLVRELRRDSPNLSTHMLDTLRGSIPEYGALGQALAHDVYRVGLRNAELWYDALLIRDKPHEDDLQWIGRFSQRRHAQALSLSALLQAYRTGTRVYMDALLAHVRPHPALCDEVLFRVSPFLLYYSDLLSRTVSDAYLAEHTREMRWKAQMQARLAAAVFDPTWVGAFDDAAQALGIQADQPHVALALRPMPLEPTTPEAGERVLEAVAAAVREDLGPVALALHRGHWVAWLPAPPGEAADARERRLLASIEQAMRLRPSIEAAGLGLPSQGAAGWRGSAEQALAAIEMGQRLRRNDASFCYSEFALDTLMRQSTEVSALCNEMIAALAAEPPLLETLESYFDHRQNHKATAAALGIHRNTLLHRLAHIESLLGARLDDMAWLSRMYLALRQRRLGRGTHPSLH; this comes from the coding sequence ATGGAAAACCCGCCCACGCCCGAGCGCATGAGCCTGCCCGCGATGGAACCGCTGTCGCCCGGGCTGCGCGGACTGGTCCGCGAACTGCGCCGCGACAGCCCGAACCTCTCGACGCACATGCTCGACACGCTGCGCGGCAGCATTCCCGAGTACGGCGCGCTGGGCCAGGCGCTCGCGCACGACGTCTACCGCGTGGGGCTGCGCAACGCGGAGCTCTGGTACGACGCGCTGCTGATCCGCGACAAGCCGCACGAGGACGACCTGCAATGGATCGGCCGCTTCAGCCAGCGCCGCCACGCGCAGGCGCTCTCGCTGTCGGCGCTGCTGCAGGCCTACCGCACCGGCACGCGCGTGTACATGGACGCGCTGCTCGCGCACGTGCGGCCGCATCCCGCGCTGTGCGACGAGGTGCTGTTCCGCGTCTCGCCCTTCCTGCTGTACTACAGCGACCTGCTGAGCCGCACGGTGAGCGATGCTTACCTGGCCGAGCACACGCGCGAGATGCGCTGGAAGGCGCAGATGCAGGCGCGGCTCGCGGCGGCGGTGTTCGATCCGACCTGGGTCGGCGCCTTCGACGACGCGGCGCAGGCGCTGGGCATCCAGGCCGACCAGCCGCACGTGGCGCTGGCGCTGCGGCCGATGCCGCTGGAGCCGACCACGCCCGAGGCCGGCGAGCGGGTGCTCGAGGCGGTGGCGGCGGCGGTGCGCGAAGACCTGGGACCGGTCGCGCTGGCGCTGCATCGCGGCCACTGGGTGGCCTGGCTGCCGGCGCCTCCCGGTGAAGCGGCCGACGCGCGCGAGCGCCGGCTGCTCGCGAGCATCGAGCAGGCCATGCGGCTGCGCCCGAGCATCGAGGCGGCGGGCCTGGGATTGCCTTCGCAGGGCGCCGCGGGCTGGCGCGGCAGTGCCGAGCAGGCGCTGGCCGCAATCGAGATGGGACAGCGCCTGCGCCGCAACGACGCCAGCTTCTGCTATTCCGAATTCGCGCTCGACACGCTGATGCGCCAGTCGACCGAGGTCTCGGCGCTGTGCAACGAGATGATCGCGGCCCTCGCGGCCGAGCCGCCGCTGCTGGAGACGCTCGAGAGCTATTTCGACCACCGGCAGAACCACAAGGCGACCGCGGCCGCGCTCGGCATCCACCGCAACACGCTGCTGCACCGGCTCGCGCACATCGAGTCGCTGCTCGGCGCGCGGCTGGACGACATGGCCTGGCTCTCGCGCATGTACCTCGCGCTGCGCCAGCGCCGCCTGGGCCGCGGCACCCACCCGTCGCTGCACTGA